ACTTGCAGCATCAGCAGCACCTGAGCTACGCCCGTACGCAAGCGGCACTGAAAGAGTTGTTTGGGGTGGCCCTGAGTGAAGGCGGACAAGCCTGTATCCTGGAGCGCGCGGGCCGCGCTGCGCAGCCGCTGGCGGCAGCGATCCAAGGGGAGCTGCGCCAAGCGGCGGTTGTGGGCAGCGATGAGACCAGCGCCCGTGTGAATGGCCGCAACTGGTGGCAATGGGTGTTTCGGAGCGGCACGGTGGTGTTGCATGTCGTGCGCCCGAGTCGGGGGGCGGACGTCGTCGCCGAAGTGATGGGGCCAGCGCAAGTCCGCACCTGGGTCTCGGACTGCTGGGCTCCGCAGTTGCAGGCCCCAGCCCGGACCCGTCAGCTCTGCTTGGCCCATCAGCTCCGCAACCTCCAAGGCGTGCGCGACCGTTGTCCGCGGCTGCACTGGGCCAGACAAATGCAAGAGCTGTTTCGTGCTGCCATCCATCTGCGTCATGGGCGCGAAGTCTTGAGCGGAGGCGGGTTTGCCCGGCGTGTCACCCAGCTTGAGCGACAACTGGCCCGTTTGCTTGCTCGTCCCGTGCGCACTCGGGCGGCGCAAGCTCTGGTCAAACGCTATCGCAAACATCGAGCGCATCTGTTGCTGTTCCTCCGAGACCCGACCGTCCCTCATCACAACAATGACTGTGAGCGCGCGTTACGGTCTTCCGTGGTCCATCGCAAAGTCTCGGGTGGCTTTCGCTCCGCCTGGGGCGCGCACGCCTATGCCGCCTTGGCTTCCGTGCTCGACACTGCCAAAGCCCGTGGGCAGCCGGTCTTTCCCCCCCTCGTCACTTTGATGGGCAAGCCGGTCTTACCTTTCTTAGCAGCGTAAGTTGTGAGTAGTTACAGCAGATGTAAAGAATTCACGCTTGTAGCGGATTTCAGATGGATGCGATCTCATGTATCATACTCGGCATGAGACCCTATCCCAAAGAGATCCGAAGCCGCGTGGTCGCCGCCGTCGAACAAGAGGAACTGACGATTGTGGACGTCGCCCGGGTATTTAGTGTGGGCCTGACGTTCGTCAAAAAGAGGCTCCGTCTGCATCGTGCCGGGGAGGACCTAGCGCCGCGGCACGGTGGAGGTC
The sequence above is a segment of the Deltaproteobacteria bacterium genome. Coding sequences within it:
- a CDS encoding IS66 family transposase produces the protein MKEIPRTALEGKTQPELVEMVLWLQAQVAELRARGEELTKPPPTSQNSSLPPSRDYKGGGSQRQRRRQRGAKAGHAKMERPLVETPDRIIQALATVCTCGANLRAVKPRAVLRRQLMEVPEVKPVVIETQQHVVACPGCGKEVRGELPQGLEAGRRFGPRLEATVTYLQHQQHLSYARTQAALKELFGVALSEGGQACILERAGRAAQPLAAAIQGELRQAAVVGSDETSARVNGRNWWQWVFRSGTVVLHVVRPSRGADVVAEVMGPAQVRTWVSDCWAPQLQAPARTRQLCLAHQLRNLQGVRDRCPRLHWARQMQELFRAAIHLRHGREVLSGGGFARRVTQLERQLARLLARPVRTRAAQALVKRYRKHRAHLLLFLRDPTVPHHNNDCERALRSSVVHRKVSGGFRSAWGAHAYAALASVLDTAKARGQPVFPPLVTLMGKPVLPFLAA